CGCATTCCGGGAGTTCCTTGCCGGAAGCCTGCTGCAAGGCAAGGTCAAACGGAGTGAAATCCTCTACAGCAGGGTGAAAAGCGTTACCATGGGCATCCTGCCTGTGCACTACGTCCGATGGAGCCTGTACGGGCTTCCGGCCCATAAATTCGGCACCTTGAAACTCCACAATTACATGCACTGGCTGGAACTCGACACGGTGCTGGTCAACGACCGGTATTCACTCGGCAAGGAATCAGACTCAAGCGAGTGGAACGCCATCGCGGCACACAGCCTCAGCCACGAAGAGCTGACCGCCATGATCGACGACAACTACGCCCACCTGGTCGCAGCCCTGGGGGAACTGCTGGTGACCGAGGAAGACAGGACATGCGTAGCTGCCTATGAAGACTTCAAGATCTGCGCGGATGCCACGAAAACCTGGGAGGAGTTCTCTCCCAGGTACCACACAGCCCACAGCGGCACGGATACCGAAGGGCCGGGAAGCAGTCAGCCGGCGACTCACCGCTTCTCCTACGGGCCGACCGGCCTGGGAACGCAGGGACTTCGACTGGGCATCAGCAGCACCAGTTGCCGCCCTGTTGCGGACTGAGGACCGCGGACCCGCCGCTTGTCAGCGACACGACGACGCCCTGGCAACGTCTCCAGTAGCGGGCGATGAGTCGCAAGGTGGCGTGGCCCAATCGAGAACGATTGCCGTCGAGGCTGATGCGGCCTGCGGTCCGGCGCGTCGCCGTGGAGTGCGGGTCAGACACCGCCCGTGGGTTGGGCTGCGGCGCGGCGGTATTCGGCGTTAAGGCGCCGGGCTTCCTCGAGCTGGTCTTCGAGGATGATGATGCGGCAGGCGGCCTCAATGGGGGTGCCCTGGTCGACGAGTTCGCGGGCGCGGGCGGCGATCCGCAACTGGTAGCGGGAGTATCGGCGGTGTCCGCCCGCGGAGCGCAGCGGCGTGATGAGGCGGGCTTCGCCGATGGCACGGAGGAAGCCCTGGGTGGTGCCGAGCAGCTCGGCGGCCCGGCCCATGGTGTAGGCGGGGTAGTCGTCGTCGTCGAGACGCCCGAAGGGATCGTCTGCTGTCATCTGACCTCTCTGTGGAACGCGTTGAGGGCCCTGGCGCCGTACGGCGCCAGGGCCCGAAGGAACTGCTACACCATCTGCCGGCCCTACTACTGCGCCGGCCTTCTGACACCGCACACCCGACCGGAATGCTGCCGGGGATGCTGGGATCGCGGTTGCTTGACCGGAGACCACCTCACTATCGATGTCCTGCGGTACCCGGACTCGACAAGCCGCCCGGGCGATCCTGATGGCGTCCACTTCCTCCGTTCATTCCCTCATTGCTGGTACTGCTCTACTGCGTACTGCTGGTCATGCGAACTACTGGCGGCCTGTTACAGCGCCACTCTTCGGCAGCCAGCCCCGTCACCCATCCTGCGTCTGCTCTGGCTTGGAACCCCACTGCCGAACCTCCCAGTGCGCGCGCCCGCAGCCGACGCCTTCACCGAGGTACCGCTCACTGACTTCACTGCTGGGTACTGCCACTGCGGTACTGCTCACGGCGGCCCCTGATCACTGCGGGCCACCCGGTCCGGTCGTCAGTCCCGTCGCCGTCCTGCAACAACCCTGGCTTCGGAACTCCACCACCGCACCGTCCTGCGCACTGCAACTGCGGTACCTCTCCCCGGCAGTTCGTGTCTGCCGGGCCCTGCGGTCTCTCTGGGTTACGAGAGAAACCATAACCACACCACTGACCAATGTCTACTCCGGCCAAGATAGATTTTCGCGTGTGGGTGGTGAGGTATGGCGAGCGGCGATGGAGGGGCCGGGTGAGCGCAGCATCAACTCCGTCTCGGGCGCGAACGCCGTTGCCGGGGGCGCGGACGAGCGCGGCATGGGCCAGCATGTCCCGCTTCAAGCTGCGCGGCGGAAAGGGCGTGGACGTGTCGGCGCCCGCCGGCCGGGAGGTGGACGCCGGTGACGAAACTGGGTTGAGGTGGCCGTCGCGAAGTACGCCTGGTCCGGCCGCGAGCGCCTCGGGCTGCTCATGACCCGCGAGGATCTTGAGGGCGAGGAGTTCCAGGACGCGGTCGTCGCCGCCTGCTGACCCACACCAACTGAACCGCTCAGTCATGCCGGGACGATCATCTACGTCCTGGTCCGCGTATGTGCCTGGCAGGCCCTGCCGCCCTGTTCCGGGATATCGAAGTGGCGGCCCACCGCAGCTTCCGGATCCAGCCCTGACATCATCCGGTCACGTCGGCAGATCCCTTCCGCCTCCTTCTGAACGGCCCGCGTCAGGGGTCGAGTCGGAAGCGTTCGCCGGTGGTTGCGGCGCGGTCGATGCTGTCGAGGAGGCGGTGGCGGCGTACGGCGTGCCCGAAGTCGGGTGCGGTGCGGGTCCCCTCGGTCAGGTCGTCGTGGAGGTCGGCGTACGCGTGGGCCAGGGCGTAGCCGGGTTCGTCGGAGCGGCCTGCAGTGGAGGGGACCCACTCGTAGGTGTCAGGGACGGCGAGTGCGGTGAGTCGGGCGTCGTTGCCGCGGGCGCCGTGCAGGGTGACGGGTACCAGCTGCAGGTGCCCGCTGGGCGCGGTGACGATGAGATCGCCGTCGGTTCCGTTGATCTCCCAGTGGAAGTTCGTCCCGCGGGAGGAGCCTCCGCGGTAGTGGACGGAGGCGACGGCCCCGGTCTCCAGGACTCCCGTGACCGCGACCTGGTCGGCCGTCGTCATGGTCGTGCTCTCGCCGGTCTCGGCGTTGGTGACGCGGGGGCGGCGGACCGCCGTGGTGGCGGTGGTCTCGGTGAACTCGCCAAGGACCGTCGACAGCGCGTCGATGGTGTGTCCGAAGGGGATGGTGAGCATGGTGGCCCCGTTGTCCCGGTCGAGCAGGTACTCGCTGCCGGAGGAGAACGTGGGTCCCCAGGCACCGCCGGAGGCGATCATGCTGGTGGACAGCACCTCGCCGACGTAGCCCTCGGCGACCAAGTCGCGCGTATACCGCAGGGCAGGGCTGGCACGGGCCTGGAGGCCCACGAAGCCGCGGACGCCCGCTCGGGCGGCGAGCCCCGCCAACTGTTCCGCTTCTGCAAGGCCGTTGGCCAGGGGCCACTCGCACAGGACGTTCTTGCCCGCGTGCAGTGCCGCCTCGACGAGCCTCCGGTGGTGGGGGACCTTCACGGTCACCACCACCAAGTCCACTTCGTCGCGACGCACCAGTTCCTCGGCGCTGCCGAAGGCCAGTGGGATGCCGTACTTCTGCCCGGCGGCCCTGGCGGACTCGGCGCTGCTGGCGCTCAGCGCGCGCAGTTCGAACTTTCCCTTCAGCGCTTCCAGGGCCGGCACATGGGCGCGGGCGGCCCAGCCGCCGCGCGCGCTCAGCCCGATGATGCCGACGCCCACAGGAGATTGGAGTGGTTCGGCGGCTGAGACGGTGAATGACATGGTGGTGGGTCTTCTCTTCCTGCCGGTGACGAGCGCAGCGGGCTCTTATGCGTCGAGGATGCCGGGGGTGTCGTGCAGGACCACGCTCTGCTGCAGCGGAACCCGCTCCGTGCGGAGCGTGTTCACCGGTGCCGCCGGGTCAGCCATGCCGAAGGAGATGCCGAACAGCAACTTGAGCTCCGCGGGGACACCCAGGAACTCGCGGACGGTGTCGGCGTAGACGCCGAGCACGGTCTGCGGGATGCCGGCCAGCCCCCGGGCCGACAGTGAGAGCAGGAAGTTCTGCGCGTACATGCCGATGTCGCCGGCCGTCCGCACCCCGTCGCCGAGCGCCGGCATGAACAGGAAGGCGGCATGGGGAGCGCCGTAGAACTCCAGGTTCTCGCGGACCGCCGCCCTCCTGCCGTGCCGGTCCGAACGCTCGACGCCCCGGGACCGGTAGACACTCGCGCCCAGGGCCTTCGACCGCTCCAGGTAGATGCCCTCGCCGTAGCCGTCGGTGAAATCCGGGGAGGTCCGTCCCTCCTCCTCTGCCCGGAGCAGCTCTTTGGCCAGGGCGTCCCGCGCCGCACCCGAGACGACGTGCACCGTCCACGGCTGGGTGTTGCTGTTCGAGGGGGCCGTCTGTGCGTCTGCCAGCACGCCGCGAATGTCCGAGGCGGACAACGGATCGGGGAGGAAACTCCGCACAGAGTGCCGGGCCTGCACGATGTCGGTGAAGGCCGAAGCCGGAGTGGGCATGACTGTGGTAGACAAGGCGATTCCATTCTGGCGTGGTTGATTCCCGCGAATTCAGATGCGCTTCACGGGTGTTCCTGCCGGCCTGGCACGGCCGGACGGCTCCGCATGCGTCAGCGGTGGGCGGCGCGGTTCATCTCGACGACGTCCTCCAGGGTGGCCGTGGCCGGGAGGGCGGCGAAGCGTTCCGGCACGCTGTCGCGGATGCGGGCGTCCTTGACGCGGTCTGCCGCGGCCAGGGCCGTCGGCAGCTCATCGAGGGTCAACTCGGTGCAGTAGGCGGGACTGTTCGGCTGCTGACGCCAGGAGTCGGCCAGCGTGCCGGCGTCGTAGGGGTCGAAGCCGGTGTCGTCCACTAGCTGCATGGCCACCCGCCGCGCCTCCTCGGAGTCGCCGGCAACGGGGATGGCGATACGGCCCGGGGTCCCGGCCGGAACGCCCCGGGTCCGCTGGGTCTCGGCCAGAGCGGCGTTCCACGCCTTGACCACGGGGCGCCCCAGCTGCTCGGCGTTCCACACGCTCTCGACCTCGCCGTCGTCCACGGCCTCGATCTGCCCGCTGAGGTGCGGATAGTAGTTCGAGGTGTCGATGACCACCGTCTCGGCGGGGACCGAAGCGAACAGGCCGGCCAGCTTGCCCGCCACCCCGAAGGGGGTGGCCAGGACGATGACCTGCCGGCCCTGGACGGCGTCGGCGAGCTCCGCCGCGCGGGCCCCGGACTCCAGCACCTCGGCCCGGACGGCCTCGGGGCCGCGGGCGTCGGCCACCTGGACGTCGTGACCGGCCGTGCTGAGCTTGGCAGCGAGGTTCCCGCCAATGGCGCCAGCGCCTATGACAGTAATTTTCATGATTTGTCCTTGGGAGGTTGTGCTGCTCCTGAGGGCAGCGCGATGTGATGGCTGGGTGGTGGTGCCACCTGGTGTTGTGGGGGCCGGGTCGGGGGCTGGCGTCTACGCCTGGGTGTCCCGCTCGCGGTAGCCGCTCGCGATGAGCATGCGGAGCCGGTCGAGCGACTCCCCCTCGGTGCCGGTGCCCTTGATCCAGGCAACGGAACAGGCCGCGAGGAACAGGTCGTGCCCCCGCACCGACGCGCGCACGCGCCCCGCGAGCTGCGCGGCTCGCACGTACTGATCGGTGGCGGAGATGAGGATGTCGCAGGGAATCGTGAGCGGGTTGTCCGGCTCCTGCGCTCTGGCCGCGGCCATGAGCGGGTCCGGCAGCCCGCTGAAGGCGCTGAAGTAGTCCTCCATCGCCCGCAGCCACTGCTCCAACGCCTCGGCGGCGTCGCCGAGTTGCTCGATGTCCGCCTGACGGGCCACCAGCTCCTCGGAGCGCGTCTGCAGCACAGCCGCCAGCAGCGCCTCCCGCGTGGGAAAGTGCCGGTACAGAGTGCCGGGCCCGACGCCCGCCTCCTTGGCCACCGCCTCAAGCGAGGTGCCGACCCCGTGCCGCAGGAAGTGACGCTGCGCGGTCTCCAGGAGGGCCGCACGATTGCGCTGAACGTCCGCGCGGGGCTTGCGTCCCCGCGATTCACCGGCGCTCATGCGCCCTCCTGCCTGCCGTGATCCTTTGGCCGCATCAAAACGGATGCTGCCTCCGTATGCATCCGAGAGTAAAACGGAGGCGGCGTCCGGTCAAATCGGCGGCCCGAACCGCGGAGTCCGGACAGAGCAGGGGGCCGACATGTCTGGCCTCAGAGAGCAGGTCAAAAGCGGTACGGAGGTGGGTGGACGCGGTGCCGCGCTGCCGGCCCCCCACAACTTCCGGCGTCCTGGACCGTGGCCCGCATGCATCACCGGTGCCCCTGACAGGGTCGCCCCGGGGACGCCCGTAGGGCATAGATGCCGGGATAGGCAGGATTGTGCAGCAGGGTGGTCATCCGGTTCAGCATGCACCACTCCAAGGTGCCCTTGTCCGGCCCCATCGGCGTGCCGAGCCCTGACCCGTCTCCTAGCCCTGGATGTCAGGGGGTGAGCTGCTGGTGCCCTATGACGGAGAGCAGTCCGAGTTTGCTGTGGCTCTCCGTGCCGGGGCGAGTGGTCAGCACCACCAGGGTCTGGGCGCGGTTCTCGGTGAACAGGACCTGGGCGTCGACGTCGATGCGGCCGAGTTCGGGATGGAGGACGGTCTTGCAGTCGTCGTAGCGTTGGGCGACCTCCTGAAGTTCCCACATGCGGACGAACTCCGGGCTGTGTTCCTGGAGTTCGGCGAGGATCCGGGCGGCCCGCGGGGTGTCGCTGCCGGCTGTCAGCGCGGCCCGCAGGCGCGCTGCCTGGGCACGCCCGTGGCGTTCGTGGGTCTCCCCGGGAACCATCAGACGTTCGGCCGGGTCCATGAACCAGCGGTAGTAGCCGCTGCGGGCCAGACCGGTGTGGCGCATCTGGTCGCCGAGCAGCGCGACGGCCAGCGGGTTCATCGCGAGGGTGTCGAACAGGTCGGTCTGCACCAGGGCCGGGGAGTCGTCCAGGCGGTCCAGGACCCGCATCAGCGGCGGGCTGACATGTTCGGAGCGATGGAAGCGGGCCGGGGCGTTGTGGCCGATGAGGACGAAGAGATGGTCGCGCTCGTCCAGGGTCAGCCGCAGCGCCCTGGCGAGAGCCGTGGTGATCTGGACGGAGGGCTGCGGAGCACGCTGCTGTTCCAGCCGTGCGTAGTAGTCGGTAGACATGCCGGCGAGCTGCGCGACCTCCTCGCGACGCAGCCCCTGGGTACGCCTGCGCGGCCCCTCGACCAGCCCGACGTCGCGGGGCCGCAGCGTCTCACGCCGGTGGCGCAGGAAATCCGCCAGTTCCTTCTTGTCCATGCCCCCATCCTCACCGCATCCCGCCCGGCTATCCAGAGACCGCCGATCCATGGCTGAGCACTCCTCTCCCACCCGCGCGAAGCCGCTCATACGGCCGACGCCGAGAGCGCTCGCAGCGAGGCGACCCGATGGTGTCAGCTGCTGCTGATCATGGCGAGGACGTCGCCGTAGGAGCCGGTGGCCACCGCGTCGCGGATGAACCTGGCACGCTCGACGACAATCTCCTTCGCGTCGGGCTTCTCGCGCAGCAGGTCGAGAGCCTCGGTGAGGAAGTCGTTCAACGGCATGGCGTGGTCGTTGTCCTCCTGGCCCAGCAGGGTCGTGCGCACGCCCGGCGGGGCCACCTCGATCACCTGGACGCCGGCGTCAGCACCGGCGAGCTGGATGCGCAGGCTCTCGGAGAAGGAGTGCAGCGCGGCCTTGGTCGCGCTGTAGGCCGGGGTGCTCGGGTACGGTACGAACGCCAGCGCGGAGGTGACGTTCATAACGACCGCGTCGTCCTTGCCCACCAGCAGCGGCAGGAAGGCGTACGTCATCCGGATCGTGCCGAGCAGATTGACCGTGACGTGATCCTCGGCGACCGGGAGTCCGGCCGGGTCGAGGAGGTCCTCCCGCAGCATGATGCCGGCGTTGTTGACCAGGACGTTCAGCCCCGAGTGGCTCGCCGCCACGGTCTCACGGGCCCGGGCGATCGAGTCGGGGTCCGCGACATCGAGGACGAGCGCGTCGACGCCCGGGTGCTCGGCCGTGATCTCGTCGAGGAGTTCCTTGCGCCGGCCGGCGACGATCACCTTGTTGCCGGCCTCGTGCAGACGCAGGGCCAGACCGAGGCCGATGCCCGAGG
This is a stretch of genomic DNA from Streptomyces hawaiiensis. It encodes these proteins:
- a CDS encoding nitroreductase, giving the protein MPTPASAFTDIVQARHSVRSFLPDPLSASDIRGVLADAQTAPSNSNTQPWTVHVVSGAARDALAKELLRAEEEGRTSPDFTDGYGEGIYLERSKALGASVYRSRGVERSDRHGRRAAVRENLEFYGAPHAAFLFMPALGDGVRTAGDIGMYAQNFLLSLSARGLAGIPQTVLGVYADTVREFLGVPAELKLLFGISFGMADPAAPVNTLRTERVPLQQSVVLHDTPGILDA
- a CDS encoding NADPH-dependent F420 reductase, coding for MKITVIGAGAIGGNLAAKLSTAGHDVQVADARGPEAVRAEVLESGARAAELADAVQGRQVIVLATPFGVAGKLAGLFASVPAETVVIDTSNYYPHLSGQIEAVDDGEVESVWNAEQLGRPVVKAWNAALAETQRTRGVPAGTPGRIAIPVAGDSEEARRVAMQLVDDTGFDPYDAGTLADSWRQQPNSPAYCTELTLDELPTALAAADRVKDARIRDSVPERFAALPATATLEDVVEMNRAAHR
- a CDS encoding TetR/AcrR family transcriptional regulator, which codes for MSAGESRGRKPRADVQRNRAALLETAQRHFLRHGVGTSLEAVAKEAGVGPGTLYRHFPTREALLAAVLQTRSEELVARQADIEQLGDAAEALEQWLRAMEDYFSAFSGLPDPLMAAARAQEPDNPLTIPCDILISATDQYVRAAQLAGRVRASVRGHDLFLAACSVAWIKGTGTEGESLDRLRMLIASGYRERDTQA
- a CDS encoding helix-turn-helix transcriptional regulator, with the protein product MDKKELADFLRHRRETLRPRDVGLVEGPRRRTQGLRREEVAQLAGMSTDYYARLEQQRAPQPSVQITTALARALRLTLDERDHLFVLIGHNAPARFHRSEHVSPPLMRVLDRLDDSPALVQTDLFDTLAMNPLAVALLGDQMRHTGLARSGYYRWFMDPAERLMVPGETHERHGRAQAARLRAALTAGSDTPRAARILAELQEHSPEFVRMWELQEVAQRYDDCKTVLHPELGRIDVDAQVLFTENRAQTLVVLTTRPGTESHSKLGLLSVIGHQQLTP
- a CDS encoding MerR family transcriptional regulator; its protein translation is MTADDPFGRLDDDDYPAYTMGRAAELLGTTQGFLRAIGEARLITPLRSAGGHRRYSRYQLRIAARARELVDQGTPIEAACRIIILEDQLEEARRLNAEYRRAAAQPTGGV
- a CDS encoding Gfo/Idh/MocA family oxidoreductase gives rise to the protein MSFTVSAAEPLQSPVGVGIIGLSARGGWAARAHVPALEALKGKFELRALSASSAESARAAGQKYGIPLAFGSAEELVRRDEVDLVVVTVKVPHHRRLVEAALHAGKNVLCEWPLANGLAEAEQLAGLAARAGVRGFVGLQARASPALRYTRDLVAEGYVGEVLSTSMIASGGAWGPTFSSGSEYLLDRDNGATMLTIPFGHTIDALSTVLGEFTETTATTAVRRPRVTNAETGESTTMTTADQVAVTGVLETGAVASVHYRGGSSRGTNFHWEINGTDGDLIVTAPSGHLQLVPVTLHGARGNDARLTALAVPDTYEWVPSTAGRSDEPGYALAHAYADLHDDLTEGTRTAPDFGHAVRRHRLLDSIDRAATTGERFRLDP
- a CDS encoding SDR family oxidoreductase, translated to MKMTGNTILITGGTSGIGLGLALRLHEAGNKVIVAGRRKELLDEITAEHPGVDALVLDVADPDSIARARETVAASHSGLNVLVNNAGIMLREDLLDPAGLPVAEDHVTVNLLGTIRMTYAFLPLLVGKDDAVVMNVTSALAFVPYPSTPAYSATKAALHSFSESLRIQLAGADAGVQVIEVAPPGVRTTLLGQEDNDHAMPLNDFLTEALDLLREKPDAKEIVVERARFIRDAVATGSYGDVLAMISSS